One part of the Deltaproteobacteria bacterium genome encodes these proteins:
- a CDS encoding CBS domain-containing protein: MEVVVGDLMSSELVTLAEHESLDLADEIMKLARIRHLPVVNNNRLVGLVTHRDLLRAQVSSLTELTAEESKDINSHIPVAQIMTRQVMTVKPTTSALEAATIMAERKIGCLPVVEDEELQGLITEADFLNLVIKALKTSDITAES; encoded by the coding sequence ATGGAAGTGGTTGTCGGCGATTTGATGAGCTCAGAGCTCGTTACCCTTGCAGAACATGAATCACTGGATCTCGCTGACGAGATCATGAAGCTGGCCAGAATTCGCCACCTCCCTGTGGTAAACAACAATCGACTCGTCGGGCTCGTCACGCATCGTGATCTACTGCGCGCTCAGGTCAGCTCACTCACTGAGCTTACAGCTGAAGAGAGCAAAGACATCAATAGCCACATCCCGGTCGCTCAAATCATGACTCGACAGGTTATGACCGTGAAGCCAACCACTTCTGCGCTGGAAGCAGCTACGATTATGGCTGAGCGTAAAATTGGCTGTTTGCCTGTTGTTGAAGATGAAGAACTTCAAGGTCTTATCACCGAAGCCGACTTTTTGAATCTGGTGATCAAGGCGCTCAAAACTTCGGACATCACTGCGGAAAGCTAA